In the Polyangia bacterium genome, one interval contains:
- a CDS encoding ABC transporter substrate-binding protein, with translation MTGARVSWLNGGAALLALATSIGAAALAGHRTATTATTTATPAKTTTTTGGAENPATVTDASGRRTTVRPFRRIAAGSTVADRLLLDLAEPQRIVALTEFGQRHSLAGYRYGDRPLIKSLDDTESLLALKADLLLVNNYGDQARVARLRESGLAVFDLGEMRGIATLLPNIRAVAALLGDSSRGAAYERALLRRLDSVAAPLLGKKRRRAMYVSIYGDRLFGGTSGTNYHDILAFAGLDDVAATARFQGWPQYGAEELLALDPPLIVTKPGMRRLLCAQPELDRLRACVAADGFVEIAGALLDDPGPAMLDAAEAVFAAAYPGVNQAARP, from the coding sequence ATGACCGGCGCGCGGGTGTCGTGGTTGAACGGAGGTGCGGCGCTGCTGGCGCTGGCAACGTCGATCGGCGCCGCCGCGCTGGCCGGCCATCGGACGGCGACGACGGCAACGACCACAGCAACGCCGGCGAAAACTACAACGACGACCGGCGGCGCGGAAAATCCCGCCACCGTCACCGACGCCAGCGGCCGACGCACGACGGTGCGGCCATTCCGTCGCATCGCCGCCGGCAGCACGGTGGCCGATCGCTTGCTGCTGGATCTCGCCGAGCCCCAGCGCATCGTCGCCCTCACCGAGTTCGGCCAGCGCCATTCGCTGGCCGGCTACCGCTACGGCGATCGGCCCCTCATCAAGAGCCTGGACGACACCGAATCGCTGCTGGCGCTGAAAGCCGATCTTTTGCTGGTGAACAACTATGGCGATCAGGCCCGCGTGGCCCGCCTGCGCGAATCGGGGCTGGCGGTGTTCGATCTCGGCGAGATGCGCGGGATAGCCACCCTGCTGCCGAACATCCGGGCGGTGGCGGCACTGCTCGGCGATTCGTCCCGCGGCGCCGCCTACGAACGCGCCCTGCTCCGGCGCCTGGACAGCGTGGCCGCTCCGCTGCTGGGCAAAAAACGCCGCCGGGCCATGTACGTCAGCATCTACGGCGATCGCCTTTTCGGCGGCACCAGCGGCACGAACTACCACGACATCCTCGCCTTCGCCGGCCTCGACGACGTCGCCGCCACCGCGCGGTTTCAAGGTTGGCCGCAGTACGGCGCCGAGGAGCTGCTGGCGCTGGATCCGCCGCTCATCGTCACCAAGCCGGGCATGCGACGCCTGCTCTGTGCGCAACCGGAGCTCGATCGCTTGCGCGCCTGCGTCGCCGCCGACGGCTTCGTGGAAATCGCCGGCGCGCTGCTGGACGATCCTGGCCCCGCCATGCTCGACGCAGCCGAAGCGGTTTTCGCCGCCGCCTATCCCGGCGTCAACCAGGCCGCGCGGCCCTGA
- a CDS encoding TonB-dependent receptor, translated as MNGRRDFWTAGRCAVALFLLLLGSGPAARAVDPGDDGPPPKPASSTPPRTASAPATESEPASPPAYQSIVTASMPLHGSALPWDRVPANVQTASGAEIARNHEPALSDFLNTSLGSVHLNDVQGNPLQPDLQFRGFTASPILGVQQGLSVYVDGMRANEAFGDTVNWDLFPSAAIGSINLMPGSNPVFGLNTLGGALSIETKTGFSSPSAAAHLSAGSFGRRRLEFQQGDNAGRFGYFAAGSLFQEDGWREFSPSEAKSVFGDLMYAGEKTKANLSLFGADTALYGNSVTPVGLLATDRRAIFTYPDITQNHLFAAILRGDRLLSPSVHLSALAFYRRNHTATVNGDQADFPRCADDQGRDAVCATNDDGTVAPIKDRAGNTVPYDATNPYDGAENQTDTRQQSYGVSAQLAVETPLGDRENHFFAGVSAHQARIHFQSQSVLARRTPDRGVLTAGIVDGDEDVAVDSTVSNLGVYLSDTVALASHLFLTIAGRYNVSTLVLTDRLGDALSGDHRFQRPNPSVGASYQPWAALGAYVSYNESARTPTALELTCASPDAPCRLPNAFVTDPPLSQVVVRTVEGGVRGRMVRARSAIEYDAGLFRTVNSDDILFVSDGPLTNQGYFKNVGLTRRQGIEVGLKAHYRAAGREVRVEGSVHYTLLDATFRTAFLANSPNNPLAEMGEISVQPGSRLPGMPRHIVKGTVGLVLADRWQLAVDVLGTSGIFYRGDEANLLGQIPGYVIANVRASVDVVTAVSIFVKVSNLTDAHYATFGALGSPSEVLGPTFSDPRFQTPGAPRAAWVGLDLRY; from the coding sequence ATGAACGGCCGCCGTGATTTTTGGACCGCTGGCCGATGTGCTGTCGCGCTGTTCTTGTTGCTGCTCGGAAGCGGCCCGGCGGCCCGCGCCGTTGATCCGGGCGACGACGGGCCACCGCCGAAACCGGCCAGCAGCACGCCACCGCGAACCGCCTCGGCGCCAGCGACGGAGTCGGAACCAGCATCGCCGCCGGCGTATCAATCGATCGTCACCGCCTCGATGCCGCTGCACGGATCAGCGCTGCCGTGGGATCGCGTGCCGGCCAACGTCCAGACTGCCAGCGGCGCGGAGATCGCCCGCAACCACGAGCCGGCGCTGTCCGACTTTCTCAACACCAGCCTCGGCAGCGTTCACCTCAATGACGTGCAGGGCAATCCGCTGCAGCCCGATCTGCAATTTCGTGGCTTCACCGCCTCGCCGATCCTGGGCGTGCAGCAAGGGCTGTCGGTCTACGTCGACGGGATGCGGGCCAACGAAGCCTTCGGCGACACCGTGAACTGGGATCTGTTTCCCAGCGCGGCGATAGGTTCGATCAATCTCATGCCCGGATCGAACCCGGTCTTCGGCCTGAACACGCTGGGCGGTGCGCTGTCCATCGAGACGAAGACCGGATTTTCCTCGCCCAGCGCAGCCGCTCATCTGTCCGCCGGAAGTTTTGGACGGCGGCGCCTGGAATTCCAGCAGGGCGACAACGCCGGCCGTTTCGGTTACTTCGCGGCCGGGTCGCTGTTCCAAGAAGACGGCTGGCGCGAATTTTCTCCCAGCGAAGCGAAGAGCGTCTTCGGCGATCTGATGTACGCCGGCGAAAAAACCAAGGCCAACCTCAGCCTGTTCGGCGCCGACACCGCGCTGTACGGAAACTCGGTGACGCCGGTCGGGCTGTTGGCCACCGATCGCCGGGCCATCTTCACCTACCCAGACATCACGCAAAACCATCTCTTCGCCGCCATCCTGCGCGGCGATCGCCTGCTGTCGCCGTCGGTGCATCTTTCGGCGCTGGCCTTCTATCGACGCAACCACACCGCCACCGTCAACGGCGACCAGGCCGACTTCCCGCGCTGCGCCGACGATCAGGGACGTGACGCGGTCTGCGCGACCAACGACGACGGCACGGTGGCACCGATCAAAGATCGCGCCGGCAACACCGTGCCCTACGACGCCACCAATCCCTACGACGGCGCCGAGAATCAGACCGACACCCGCCAGCAAAGCTACGGCGTCAGCGCGCAGCTGGCCGTCGAAACCCCGCTCGGCGATCGCGAGAATCACTTCTTCGCCGGCGTCAGCGCCCATCAAGCGCGCATCCACTTTCAATCCCAGTCGGTGCTGGCCCGGCGCACCCCCGATCGCGGCGTGTTGACCGCCGGCATCGTGGACGGCGACGAGGATGTGGCGGTGGACTCGACGGTCAGCAACCTGGGTGTCTATCTCAGCGACACCGTCGCGCTGGCTTCGCATCTTTTTCTCACCATCGCCGGTCGATACAACGTGTCGACGCTGGTCTTGACCGATCGACTGGGCGACGCGCTGAGCGGCGATCACCGGTTTCAGCGCCCGAATCCGTCGGTGGGCGCCAGTTACCAGCCGTGGGCGGCGCTGGGCGCCTACGTCAGTTACAACGAATCAGCGCGCACGCCGACCGCGCTCGAGTTGACGTGCGCCAGCCCCGATGCGCCCTGCCGGCTGCCGAACGCCTTCGTCACCGACCCGCCGCTCAGCCAGGTGGTGGTCCGCACTGTCGAGGGCGGCGTGCGCGGCCGGATGGTACGCGCGCGGAGCGCGATCGAATACGACGCCGGCCTCTTCCGCACGGTCAACAGCGACGACATCCTGTTCGTCAGCGACGGACCGCTGACCAACCAGGGTTACTTCAAGAACGTGGGCCTGACCCGCCGGCAAGGGATCGAGGTCGGCCTCAAAGCCCACTACCGCGCCGCGGGCCGCGAGGTGCGCGTCGAGGGCAGCGTCCACTACACCCTGCTGGACGCCACGTTTCGCACGGCGTTTCTGGCCAACAGCCCCAACAACCCGCTGGCCGAGATGGGCGAAATCTCCGTGCAGCCGGGCAGCCGGTTGCCCGGCATGCCTCGCCACATTGTCAAAGGAACGGTGGGCCTGGTGCTCGCCGATCGCTGGCAATTGGCCGTGGACGTGCTGGGCACGTCGGGGATCTTCTATCGCGGAGACGAGGCCAATCTACTGGGACAGATCCCTGGCTATGTCATCGCCAACGTGCGGGCCAGCGTCGACGTGGTCACGGCGGTGTCGATCTTCGTGAAGGTCAGCAACCTCACCGACGCGCACTATGCCACCTTCGGCGCGCTGGGTTCACCGTCGGAGGTGCTGGGGCCGACCTTCAGCGACCCGCGGTTTCAAACGCCGGGGGCGCCGCGCGCCGCTTGGGTCGGGCTGGACCTTCGCTACTGA
- a CDS encoding pirin family protein, with protein MGSEMIDLVVRARLRELGDGFQVRRSLPVAARRTVGPFIFFDHFGPLQLPPGHGLDVRPHPHIGLCTVTYLLEGEIIHRDSLGSRQVITPGDVNWMTAGRGIVHSERSDDAARARGPRLHGLQLWVALPTAQEEDAPSFAHHPVATLPTLEGEGVKLRLIAGHAYGQSSPVRVLSPLFYVDAQLAKGAALRLPDEHAERALYVIDGAVQTDGVMLQAGELAIFKPDQLVSAEAPAGARLALLGGAALDGPRHIEWNFVSSRAERIARAKDDWRQRRFPAVPGDEVEFIPLPGS; from the coding sequence ATGGGCTCGGAGATGATCGATCTGGTGGTTCGTGCGCGGCTGCGCGAGCTGGGTGACGGATTTCAGGTGCGGCGCTCGCTGCCGGTGGCCGCCCGGCGAACCGTGGGGCCGTTCATCTTCTTCGATCACTTCGGGCCGCTGCAGCTTCCGCCCGGTCATGGTCTGGACGTGCGCCCACACCCGCACATCGGCCTTTGCACCGTGACGTATCTGCTGGAAGGCGAGATCATCCATCGCGACAGCCTGGGATCGCGACAGGTGATCACTCCCGGCGACGTCAACTGGATGACCGCCGGCCGCGGCATCGTCCACAGCGAACGCAGCGACGACGCCGCGCGCGCCCGCGGACCACGGCTGCATGGGCTGCAACTGTGGGTGGCGCTGCCGACGGCGCAGGAAGAAGACGCGCCTTCGTTCGCTCACCATCCCGTCGCCACCTTGCCGACCCTGGAAGGCGAGGGCGTCAAGCTGCGCCTGATCGCTGGGCACGCCTACGGTCAGTCGTCGCCGGTGCGGGTGCTGTCGCCTCTGTTCTACGTCGACGCGCAGCTGGCGAAGGGCGCCGCGCTGAGGCTCCCCGACGAACACGCCGAACGCGCCCTGTACGTGATCGACGGTGCTGTCCAGACCGATGGGGTAATGTTGCAGGCGGGCGAGCTGGCCATCTTCAAACCCGATCAGCTGGTCAGCGCCGAGGCACCTGCCGGCGCGCGCTTGGCACTGCTCGGCGGCGCGGCGCTGGACGGTCCGCGCCACATCGAGTGGAACTTCGTCTCCAGCCGCGCCGAACGGATCGCCCGCGCCAAAGATGATTGGCGGCAGCGCCGATTCCCCGCTGTCCCCGGCGACGAGGTCGAGTTCATCCCGCTGCCCGGATCGTAA